ccccccccccccccccccccccccccccccccccccccccccccccccccccccccccccccccccccccccccccccccccccccccccccccccccccccccccccccccccccccccccccccccccccccccccccccccccccccccccccccccccccccccccccccccccccccccccccccccccccccccccccccccccccccccccccccccccccccccccccccccccccccccccccccccccccccccccccccccccccccccccccccccccccccccccccccccccccccccccccccccccccccccccccccccccccccccccccccccccccccccccccccccccccccccccccccccccccccccccccccccccccccccccccccccccccccccccccccccccccccccccccccccccccccccccccccccccccccccccccccccccccccccccccccccccccccccccccccccccccccccccccccccccccccccccccccccccccccccccccccccccccccccccccccccccccccccccccccccccccccccccccccccccccccccccccccccccccccccccccccccccccccccccccccccccccccccccccccccccccccccccccccccccccccccccccccccccccccccccccccccccccccccccccccccccccccccccccccccccccccccccccccccccccccccccccccccccccccccccccccccccccccccccccccccccccccccccccccccccccccccccccccccccccccccccccccccccccccccccccccccccccccccccccccccccccccccccccccccccccccccccccgaaatgggggtggggaaggggctgggcagggtgggtgACACCGCCGGCCCCAGCCGCTCCAtccccgtgcccaggtgtgctgcgCTCCAGCGGATCCAGGCGAGCCCAAGCTGCgggagctgctgtccccaaagccgctcccgaacccgaacccgaacccgaacccgaaccgGACCCACCCGGGACAGGCCCGGGCCGGGCGGGACCTGGGGCCGGCCTCGGGCAGGCTGCAGAAGCTTTTCGGCTGGGGCGATTTCTACTCCAACATCAAGACGGTGAAGCTGAACCTGCTGATCACGGGCAAGGTGGTGGATCACGGCAACGGCACCGTCAGCGTTTTCTTCCAGCACAACTCCACGGGCCACGGCAACATCTCCGTGAGCCTCGTGCCCCCCACCAAGGCCGTGCAGTTCGACCTGGAGCAGCAAATCTTCATCGAGGCCAAGGAGTCCAAGGTGTTCAATTGCCGCGTGGAGTCGGAGCAGGTGGCGCGGGCCAGGAAAACCTCGCTGTGCACCTTCGACCCGGCCAAGACGTGCTCGCAGGAGCACACGCAGAGCCGCGCGGCCTGGCTGTGCTCGCAGCCCTTCCGGGCTGTCTGCGTCT
The genomic region above belongs to Ficedula albicollis isolate OC2 chromosome 27, FicAlb1.5, whole genome shotgun sequence and contains:
- the NXPH3 gene encoding neurexophilin-3; this translates as HRRPQPLHPRAQVCCAPADPGEPKLRELLSPKPLPNPNPNPNPNRTHPGQARAGRDLGPASGRLQKLFGWGDFYSNIKTVKLNLLITGKVVDHGNGTVSVFFQHNSTGHGNISVSLVPPTKAVQFDLEQQIFIEAKESKVFNCRVESEQVARARKTSLCTFDPAKTCSQEHTQSRAAWLCSQPFRAVCVYITFYSSDYRLVQKVCPDFHTHSRRPYSPSG